The genomic window TATCTTTCCTCTTCTTCTGATGCCTGCTGTATCTATGAAAATGTACTCCTTTCCGTCTATTTTTACGTAACTGTCGATCGCGTCTCTTGTTGTTCCGGGAACATCAGAGACAATAGCTCTCTCTTCTCCAACGAGAGCATTTAAGAGGGTGGATTTTCCCATATTTGGTCTTCCAATTATTGCTATTTTCGGTGGTTCTGTATTTTCCCGGATTTCAATCTCTTTTTTTTCTTCGAGAGATTCGGCTATTTTTTCAAGGCCTTCTAAATCGTTTCCGGTAATGATTTTGTTTATTTTTTCTGCGCTTTCTTTCTCACTGAATCTTGACTTTGCGTTTTTCTTTAATTCTTCCGGAAGTTTTTCAATAATTTTTTCCTTTAAAGTAGGAATACCTATTTTATGTATTGTTGACATTGGAATAACTTCTTCAAATCCAAGCTTGTAGGCATCATAGGCAAGATGGTCCATAAACGGTTCATCTATTTTATTGACTGCCACTATTATGGGTTTTTTCCATTTTCTTAAAATCCTTGCAACCTCTTCATCAAGAGGAGTAACTCCCTCCTGTCCGTCTATTACAAATACGATGATGTCGGCTTCGTCCATAGCTCTTTGTGCCTGTTTTGTTATAGAATTTGAAAATCCCTCGCCAGATGTATCAACACCACCTGTATCTATCAATAGGACAGTATGCTCGTCAATATCTGCTTCCTGAACTATACGATCTCTTGTTACGCCAGGGGTGTCGTCAATGATTGCGGCTTTTTTGCCTAAAAGTCTATTAAAAAGGGAAGATTTACCAACGTTAGGTCTTCCCACAATTGCTATTACCGGTAATCTCTTCATTTTTTCCTCCGTTACAGGAATTTTTGGCTGGAGGAAAACTATAATTTTCCACAACCTGTTGCAACGTTTATTATCCTATATCCCATATATCTTTTGGTGTCATGCTTCTGACAAACAATGTTGTTGGTAGGTCTTCCGTTATCTGGTTTATCCTTTTAACTGTTTTTTCTTCTTTTCCTTCTTCAGGAATGCCAAGACCAAGTATTATCAGATCGGAAAACATAGAATTTTCTTTTATTAAGGTATGAAAGTCTTCTTGCTCTTTGTTAACTATGATGTTAACCTCTGTGTCAAGTCTTGCCGCTTTTAAAAGTTTTTTATATGCTTCCTCAAAAATTGCAGCTTCTTTTTCAGAGTTAACCACTTTCATTATACGTATGTTTGCTTTTTTCCATTCATGGTGTTCTTTCAAAGTGTGGGCAATGAATGTCATTAAGGCAAAATTTCCGCCTCTTCCGCCCCACCAGATATCTATTGTACTTTTTCTGCCCCAGCCTTTTGACTCATTGAAATTCAGAATGAGCACATCTTTCTTCAGGTTTGTTAACTCTTTTATGCTTTTGATAAGCCTTAATTGATTCTGGAAGTTTTTACCCCATCCGAAAAGTGCTGTATTTGCTTCTACGGTCCCGAATCCGTAGCTCTGAGCAACTATCGGGAATATATTTTTGTCATTTTTTGCAACTATGACTTTGGGAAAGAAATCAAGCTTATTTTCCTTTATAAAATCTGCAAGAATTTTGGTTTCTTCCTGCCTTTTTGTTTCTATATTCTCACCCTCTGAAGAGAAAATGATATTAACAAGGCTTATTAAGCCATCGTTGAAGGATAAAAATCTTGCAAAGTCCACAAGGTAAGGTCTCTCTTTCGGTCTGCCTGAAAATACAAGAACGTTTGGTCTCCACTCTTTAGGATCCTGCTCTTTTTCGTTTACCTTTAGAAGTGCGAATTTTGCTATCGATATTAAAATTCCAGTTTTTATATCGCCCCATGCCTGTTTATACTGTTTTCGTCTGAGGAATCCGTATAGAAGAAGCAGAAGTATTGTAGCAACAGCAGTAGCTCCAGCGTTGATTAAAAACATGACTATGTATGATCCAGCAACGCCATATGCAGAGATATACCAGGGAACTTTGAAAGAAGGTCTGTATGTGGGAGGTTTAAGAAGTCCGTAAAGTGCTGCAGCCAGGTTGGTTACTGCGTAAGTTATCAGGAAGAACATGGTAATTATAGAGGCCACCAGGTTAAGTGAACCAAGGAATAGAATGCCCTGGGCAATAATATACGTTATGATTATTCCAGCTCTGGGCTCTTCCTTCTTTGAACCAAGTGTTGCTGCAAAAAAGGAAGGAACAACACCGTCAAATGCAAGAGCTTGTAGTGTCCTTGGTGCTCCCACTATAAATGTTAGAGCTGAGGAGAGAGTTGCCATCCAGATGCCAATGTAAACCAGGAACGGAAATATGGAGTTGTGAACCATTACAAGGGTATCTTTTTGCAAAACAGTGTAAGGTGCGGTGCATGCCAGTTTATAAGCAATGAATATATAAGTTACATAGGATACAAGGAGAGCCGATATGATTCCGATCGGTATTGCTCTTTTCGGATTTTTAAGCTCTCCTGACATGGCAATGCCTGCTGTTACTCCTGTTACAGCGGGGAAAAAGACGGCAAACACTGTCCAGAAGTTTTGACCCTTAATATAATGAGGAGCAAGATTTTGGGATATTAGAGAGAAGTGAGGATTAAATATGAAAGATAAAATACCGGCAATTAAAGCAAGAAATATACCTATCTGAAGCTTCATTACAAAATCTGCACCGATATAAGCGATTACGGTGAAGAGGATTAGAACGGCAGTTGCTACTATCGTTATCGGGATGTTTGGGAATATGCCTCTTAATGATTCAGCAAAACCTATAAGATAGAAGGCTACTGAAATTGCTTGAGAAATATATAAAGGTATACCTATTGTTCCACCTACATCCAATCCTAAGCTTCTTGAAATTATGTAATATACACCGCCAACGCCTACTTCTTTGTTTGTTGAAATAGAAGATAAAGAGAGGCCGGTTACAAAGGATATGGACATTGCCAGAGTTATAAGAATTATACCTTCTATTAGGCCTGTGTTTCCTATTACCCATCCTGTTCTTAAAAATAGAATTACGCCAAAAATTGATAGCAATGTCGGAACGAAAACGCCGGTGAACGTATTAAATCTTCTGATACTTTCACTCATGTATCAATACCTCTCTTTTTGACAAGCTTATAACCTAGCTTTTCTGCCCAGACTTTTACAAAAAATTCGACGCTCCTATCATACATCTTTTCAGCTTCCGGCGGAAAGAG from Desulfurobacterium indicum includes these protein-coding regions:
- the der gene encoding ribosome biogenesis GTPase Der, with the translated sequence MKRLPVIAIVGRPNVGKSSLFNRLLGKKAAIIDDTPGVTRDRIVQEADIDEHTVLLIDTGGVDTSGEGFSNSITKQAQRAMDEADIIVFVIDGQEGVTPLDEEVARILRKWKKPIIVAVNKIDEPFMDHLAYDAYKLGFEEVIPMSTIHKIGIPTLKEKIIEKLPEELKKNAKSRFSEKESAEKINKIITGNDLEGLEKIAESLEEKKEIEIRENTEPPKIAIIGRPNMGKSTLLNALVGEERAIVSDVPGTTRDAIDSYVKIDGKEYIFIDTAGIRRRGKIKDIEYYSYLRALDAIDRADIVVLLIDAEEGPTERDAKIAGIALQKYKPIIIAVNKIDKIENQKEWEKIQNKLDMVFDFIPYAPKVFISAKEKKNLKELLKQIDDIYEQYTRKVKTGEFNRALKELMEIHQPPVYKNRIVKIYYGTQVKIKPPTFLLFANYPEGIPPNFRRFLENRIRQRFGFTKIPIRIVFKKR
- a CDS encoding amino acid permease codes for the protein MSESIRRFNTFTGVFVPTLLSIFGVILFLRTGWVIGNTGLIEGIILITLAMSISFVTGLSLSSISTNKEVGVGGVYYIISRSLGLDVGGTIGIPLYISQAISVAFYLIGFAESLRGIFPNIPITIVATAVLILFTVIAYIGADFVMKLQIGIFLALIAGILSFIFNPHFSLISQNLAPHYIKGQNFWTVFAVFFPAVTGVTAGIAMSGELKNPKRAIPIGIISALLVSYVTYIFIAYKLACTAPYTVLQKDTLVMVHNSIFPFLVYIGIWMATLSSALTFIVGAPRTLQALAFDGVVPSFFAATLGSKKEEPRAGIIITYIIAQGILFLGSLNLVASIITMFFLITYAVTNLAAALYGLLKPPTYRPSFKVPWYISAYGVAGSYIVMFLINAGATAVATILLLLLYGFLRRKQYKQAWGDIKTGILISIAKFALLKVNEKEQDPKEWRPNVLVFSGRPKERPYLVDFARFLSFNDGLISLVNIIFSSEGENIETKRQEETKILADFIKENKLDFFPKVIVAKNDKNIFPIVAQSYGFGTVEANTALFGWGKNFQNQLRLIKSIKELTNLKKDVLILNFNESKGWGRKSTIDIWWGGRGGNFALMTFIAHTLKEHHEWKKANIRIMKVVNSEKEAAIFEEAYKKLLKAARLDTEVNIIVNKEQEDFHTLIKENSMFSDLIILGLGIPEEGKEEKTVKRINQITEDLPTTLFVRSMTPKDIWDIG